In one Pseudomonadales bacterium genomic region, the following are encoded:
- the rsxA gene encoding electron transport complex subunit RsxA yields MQEFAVILISTILVNNFVLVQFLGLCPFMGVSNKLEGAIGMAGATTFVLTLAAMSSYLVNTWILIPLDLEYLKTISFILVIAVVVQFTKMFIEKSSPLLYRVLGVFLPLITTNCAVLGVAMINTTKAHNLFESTLFGAGAALGFSLVLILFAAMRERLAVADIPAPFKGAAIGMITAGLMSLAFMGFSGLV; encoded by the coding sequence ATGCAGGAATTTGCCGTTATTTTGATCAGCACCATTTTGGTGAACAACTTTGTGTTGGTTCAATTCCTTGGTTTGTGCCCGTTTATGGGGGTCTCCAATAAGCTGGAAGGCGCTATTGGTATGGCCGGGGCGACAACCTTTGTACTCACATTGGCAGCCATGTCGAGCTATCTGGTCAACACCTGGATTCTGATTCCACTCGATCTTGAATATCTGAAAACCATTTCTTTTATCCTGGTGATTGCGGTGGTCGTGCAGTTCACCAAAATGTTTATCGAGAAGAGCAGCCCACTGCTCTATCGCGTGCTAGGTGTGTTTCTGCCATTGATCACCACCAATTGTGCGGTACTGGGTGTCGCCATGATCAACACCACCAAGGCGCACAACCTGTTTGAATCAACCCTTTTTGGTGCCGGTGCCGCGCTGGGGTTCTCACTGGTTTTGATTCTGTTCGCAGCCATGCGTGAGCGATTGGCCGTTGCCGATATTCCCGCACCCTTCAAGGGTGCCGCCATTGGCATGATTACCGCGGGCCTGATGTCGTTAGCCTTTATGGGCTTTAGTGGCCTCGTCTAG
- the rsxB gene encoding electron transport complex subunit RsxB, whose amino-acid sequence MLDFLIQQPLLAALFALVGLAVVFGAVLGFASIKFKVEGDPIVEQIDNLLPQTQCGQCGHPGCRPYAEGIANGEEINKCPPGGQATINAIADLLGVEAPELDAEHGEESDVKKVAFIREDECIGCTKCIQACPVDAILGAAKQMHTVIADECTGCDLCVEPCPVDCIDMIPVATSISDWKWVLPPSSVEMIASDRRPTNKEQAA is encoded by the coding sequence TTGCTGGATTTTCTCATTCAACAACCGCTATTAGCCGCCCTGTTTGCATTGGTCGGGCTGGCCGTAGTATTCGGTGCGGTACTTGGCTTCGCCTCCATCAAGTTCAAAGTGGAAGGCGACCCGATTGTCGAACAAATTGACAACCTGCTGCCGCAAACCCAGTGCGGACAGTGCGGACACCCCGGTTGTCGACCCTATGCTGAAGGCATCGCCAATGGAGAGGAAATTAACAAATGTCCTCCCGGCGGCCAGGCGACCATTAATGCTATTGCCGACCTGCTGGGGGTGGAAGCTCCTGAGCTGGATGCTGAACACGGTGAAGAGAGTGACGTTAAAAAGGTTGCGTTTATTCGTGAAGATGAATGTATTGGCTGTACCAAATGCATCCAGGCATGCCCTGTTGATGCAATTCTCGGTGCAGCCAAGCAAATGCATACCGTTATTGCCGATGAGTGTACCGGCTGCGATCTCTGCGTAGAACCCTGCCCGGTAGATTGCATCGATATGATTCCGGTAGCAACCTCTATCAGCGACTGGAAATGGGTGCTGCCTCCCAGTAGTGTTGAAATGATTGCCAGCGATCGTCGCCCCACCAACAAGGAGCAGGCGGCATGA
- the rsxC gene encoding electron transport complex subunit RsxC: protein MRKIYPLTGGVHPPENKSQSLQLGIGELPLPEAVVIPMQQHIGAPAKPVVSVGDQVLKGQMIAEAGGFVSAAAHAPTSGTVTAIDLHPVPHPSGMPQTCITIKSDGQDQWLEHRGVGNYLQAEPSVLLAKIREAGIAGMGGAGFPSAVKLGPNKPIHTLIINGTECEPYITADDILMQTYPEEIIEGIKLLAHILGQPETILIGIEDNKPKAYEALATHLEGSSSIELVEFPTRYPSGGEKQLIQILTGKEVPSGGLPMDLGIVCQNVGTCHAIYRAIAHGEPLISRITTVVGEACQTQRNYHTLIGTPVSHVLKNSGFQPEKCSRLVMGGPMMGFTLEDTRVPVIKTTNCLLAATPEELPAPPPAQACIRCGLCAEACPASLLPQQLYWYAQSQNHEKLEAHNLFDCIECGACSFVCPSSIPLVQYYRAAKGEIIQHRKDVIKSDRARQRFEFQQARKDRIEAEKIAKKEERRKAAQQAKAKAGTNTGKADDLIQAALTRVAEKKAAETPEQQRAKAERLLKSAENRLEVAASKLQELNQNGSPEQQEQAKAKVEAARLKLEDARSKLAGLSEAYDEPVVQVTQQAEVTPPPKKAELNPEQQQSKLERLAASAEKRLKVAEDKLITLEGTGTEEEKQQAQNKVEAARLKFEEAKANLVEHTKLTVTEGE from the coding sequence ATGAGGAAGATTTATCCATTGACCGGCGGCGTACATCCACCAGAGAACAAGTCGCAGTCATTGCAGCTAGGTATTGGTGAATTGCCACTGCCAGAAGCAGTTGTGATCCCAATGCAACAACATATTGGCGCACCCGCTAAACCTGTTGTCTCTGTAGGCGATCAAGTACTGAAAGGCCAGATGATTGCCGAAGCTGGTGGCTTCGTCAGTGCCGCCGCACACGCCCCTACTTCGGGAACGGTCACTGCTATCGATTTGCACCCGGTTCCCCACCCTTCAGGTATGCCACAAACCTGCATCACAATCAAAAGTGACGGCCAAGACCAGTGGCTAGAACATCGGGGTGTTGGGAATTACCTGCAAGCCGAGCCTTCCGTTTTATTGGCAAAAATTCGCGAGGCGGGTATCGCCGGAATGGGTGGCGCAGGCTTTCCCTCTGCGGTAAAACTGGGGCCTAATAAACCCATCCATACACTGATCATCAATGGTACCGAGTGTGAGCCTTATATTACTGCTGACGATATTCTCATGCAGACATACCCGGAAGAAATTATTGAAGGCATCAAGCTGCTGGCACACATTCTCGGCCAGCCAGAAACCATTCTGATTGGCATTGAAGATAACAAACCAAAGGCCTACGAAGCGTTAGCAACTCACTTAGAGGGTTCTTCCAGTATTGAATTGGTAGAATTCCCCACACGCTACCCTTCCGGTGGCGAGAAACAGCTTATTCAGATATTAACCGGCAAAGAAGTGCCCAGCGGTGGACTACCCATGGATCTGGGAATCGTTTGCCAGAATGTCGGCACCTGCCACGCTATTTATCGGGCCATTGCTCATGGTGAGCCGCTGATTTCCCGTATCACTACTGTCGTTGGAGAAGCCTGCCAGACCCAGCGTAATTACCACACACTCATTGGCACACCCGTCAGTCATGTATTGAAAAACAGTGGCTTTCAGCCTGAAAAATGTAGCCGACTGGTCATGGGCGGCCCCATGATGGGTTTCACTCTGGAAGATACCCGTGTACCCGTGATCAAAACTACCAACTGCCTGCTGGCAGCGACACCAGAAGAACTGCCCGCACCACCACCGGCTCAAGCCTGTATTCGCTGTGGCCTGTGTGCCGAGGCCTGCCCCGCTAGTTTGTTACCACAACAACTTTACTGGTACGCGCAGTCACAAAATCACGAAAAACTGGAAGCTCACAACCTGTTTGACTGTATTGAGTGTGGCGCCTGCTCTTTTGTATGTCCAAGCAGTATTCCTCTGGTGCAATACTACCGGGCAGCCAAGGGTGAAATCATTCAGCACCGGAAAGATGTGATTAAATCCGATCGTGCCCGTCAACGTTTTGAATTTCAACAAGCCCGCAAGGATCGCATCGAAGCAGAAAAAATTGCCAAGAAAGAAGAGCGTCGCAAAGCGGCCCAGCAAGCCAAGGCAAAAGCAGGCACCAATACGGGCAAGGCCGACGATCTGATTCAGGCTGCGCTCACCAGAGTTGCCGAGAAAAAAGCAGCTGAGACACCCGAACAGCAACGCGCAAAAGCGGAACGTTTGTTAAAAAGTGCAGAAAACCGGCTAGAAGTCGCTGCAAGCAAGTTACAGGAGCTGAACCAGAACGGCAGCCCCGAACAACAGGAACAAGCCAAAGCCAAAGTGGAAGCCGCGCGCCTGAAACTTGAAGATGCGAGAAGCAAGCTGGCCGGGTTATCGGAAGCTTATGATGAGCCTGTGGTGCAGGTTACACAACAGGCTGAAGTAACACCGCCACCTAAAAAAGCCGAGCTAAACCCTGAGCAGCAGCAATCAAAACTTGAACGCCTGGCTGCCAGTGCAGAAAAACGCCTGAAAGTAGCCGAAGACAAGCTGATCACGCTGGAAGGCACTGGCACTGAAGAAGAGAAGCAGCAGGCACAGAATAAAGTCGAAGCCGCCAGGTTGAAGTTTGAAGAAGCCAAAGCCAATCTCGTCGAGCATACAAAACTCACTGTGACAGAAGGGGAATAA
- the rsxD gene encoding electron transport complex subunit RsxD has product MSLLKITSPHAHGPQKTARLMQLVILATLPGFAALSWHFGWGTLINIVIASTTALSCEAAIMRLRNRPVLFYLKDYSALVTAILLGLALPPLAPWWVVVTGSAFAIVIAKQLYGGMGYNPFNPAMVGYVVLLISFPVQMTAWPAPAALLPEGTITPGLWQSLQIVFPFLGDSTIDAFTAATPLEVLKHNSGLLVEQLYQTEPVFIAGEYAGAGWEWVNLCFLAGGIFLLYNRVFTWHAPVSMLVSLSLISALFYDGGSSSSHGSPPFHLLSGATMLGAFFIVTDPVSSATSKLGKMIYGALTGLLVFLIRSWGSYPDAVAFAVLLMNFAAPLIDNYTLPRTYGHQQRRKATEKPDAD; this is encoded by the coding sequence ATGTCACTGCTCAAGATTACATCCCCTCACGCCCACGGCCCGCAGAAAACTGCCCGCCTCATGCAACTGGTTATTCTCGCCACACTACCCGGCTTTGCCGCCCTGAGCTGGCATTTTGGCTGGGGCACGCTTATCAATATCGTTATTGCCAGCACCACAGCTCTGAGCTGTGAAGCGGCCATCATGCGCCTGCGTAACCGACCGGTACTGTTCTATCTGAAAGATTACAGCGCATTGGTCACCGCTATACTGTTAGGACTCGCACTCCCTCCCCTGGCACCCTGGTGGGTGGTCGTGACCGGCTCGGCTTTTGCTATTGTGATCGCCAAACAACTCTACGGCGGCATGGGCTACAACCCCTTTAACCCGGCTATGGTTGGCTATGTTGTGCTGCTGATTTCATTTCCTGTACAAATGACAGCCTGGCCTGCACCTGCCGCACTATTGCCAGAAGGTACCATTACTCCGGGGCTATGGCAGTCACTACAAATAGTTTTTCCGTTTCTGGGTGACAGCACCATCGACGCATTCACGGCAGCAACACCACTGGAAGTACTCAAGCATAATTCCGGCTTGCTAGTTGAACAGCTTTACCAGACCGAACCGGTATTTATTGCCGGAGAATATGCAGGTGCAGGCTGGGAATGGGTGAACCTGTGCTTTCTGGCAGGAGGTATTTTCCTGCTCTACAACCGTGTATTTACCTGGCACGCGCCGGTCAGCATGTTGGTATCACTTAGCCTGATATCCGCCTTGTTTTACGACGGTGGCAGCTCTTCAAGTCACGGTTCACCACCGTTCCATTTACTCAGTGGCGCCACCATGCTGGGCGCCTTCTTTATTGTCACAGATCCTGTCAGCTCTGCTACCAGCAAGCTCGGCAAAATGATTTATGGCGCCTTGACAGGATTGCTGGTTTTTCTGATTCGCAGCTGGGGAAGCTATCCCGACGCTGTGGCATTTGCGGTGTTATTAATGAATTTCGCAGCTCCGCTGATTGACAACTATACTCTGCCTCGCACCTATGGACACCAACAACGACGCAAAGCCACGGAGAAACCCGATGCTGATTAG
- the rsxG gene encoding electron transport complex subunit RsxG, with the protein MLISSIRFNSIMLGIFALVTSSILASTHLGTKERIAEAQRKVAQKALLEIVPKERHDNDLLMDTLTIPDHFLATLGIDSGDIKVARKDNQLVAMIVPATAPDGYNGDIKMIIGINLDDNTIAGVRIVEHRETPGLGDKVDTNKSKWVTGFNGKSLANPTIDKWKVKKDGGEFDQFTGATITPRAVVQQIAKVLQYFQEDKQRLIKEAMSKNTLPDTDLPKPGEIISSQPDAETKEPDNG; encoded by the coding sequence ATGCTGATTAGCTCAATCCGCTTCAATAGCATAATGCTGGGTATTTTTGCACTGGTTACTTCTTCCATTCTGGCAAGCACTCATCTCGGCACAAAAGAACGTATTGCGGAGGCACAACGCAAGGTCGCACAGAAGGCTCTGCTGGAAATTGTCCCAAAAGAGCGCCACGATAATGATCTGTTGATGGACACCCTCACCATTCCGGACCATTTTCTGGCAACGCTGGGTATTGACTCGGGCGACATCAAGGTTGCCCGCAAAGACAATCAGCTTGTTGCCATGATTGTTCCTGCCACAGCCCCCGACGGCTATAACGGCGATATAAAAATGATTATCGGTATCAACCTGGACGACAACACCATTGCCGGTGTCAGAATTGTTGAACACCGGGAAACACCCGGACTTGGTGATAAAGTCGACACGAATAAAAGCAAATGGGTAACGGGTTTTAATGGAAAATCCCTTGCGAACCCGACGATCGACAAATGGAAAGTAAAAAAGGATGGCGGCGAGTTCGACCAGTTTACCGGCGCTACCATCACCCCCCGTGCTGTGGTACAACAGATAGCCAAAGTCCTCCAGTATTTCCAGGAAGACAAACAGAGGTTGATCAAGGAAGCGATGAGTAAAAACACCCTACCCGATACTGATCTACCCAAACCCGGAGAAATAATCTCCAGCCAACCCGACGCTGAGACAAAGGAGCCAGACAATGGCTGA
- a CDS encoding electron transport complex subunit E, translating to MAELIPVREITHNGLWKNNPALVQLLGLCPLLAVTGSVVNALGLGLATMAVLAGSNIAVSLIRKRVSDAVKIPAFVMIIAAFTTCTELLMKAFTYELYLILGIFIPLIVTNCTILGRAEAFASKNTVPASALDGLMMGSGFAIVLLVVGAIREIIGSGTLFANMNLIFGPTAESWKLQLFGDGYSFLVIILPPGAFLVTGFLIALKNVIDTRLQQRQLAQRIPVEKGSKRVRTTGHIS from the coding sequence ATGGCTGAGCTGATCCCTGTTCGCGAGATCACCCACAACGGCTTGTGGAAAAACAACCCTGCCCTCGTTCAGTTGCTGGGCCTTTGCCCACTGCTGGCGGTTACCGGTTCGGTTGTCAACGCCCTGGGACTGGGACTGGCTACCATGGCCGTACTGGCAGGTTCGAATATTGCAGTCTCGCTGATCCGTAAACGCGTCTCCGACGCCGTTAAGATACCGGCATTTGTCATGATTATTGCTGCTTTTACCACTTGCACAGAACTGCTGATGAAAGCGTTTACCTACGAGCTTTACTTGATTCTCGGTATCTTTATTCCACTTATTGTTACCAACTGTACCATTCTTGGCCGTGCTGAAGCTTTTGCCAGCAAGAATACTGTGCCCGCATCGGCACTGGATGGCCTGATGATGGGCAGTGGCTTCGCCATCGTATTACTGGTGGTGGGTGCTATCCGTGAAATTATCGGCAGCGGTACACTGTTTGCCAATATGAATCTGATATTTGGGCCAACGGCAGAGAGTTGGAAGTTACAGCTGTTCGGGGATGGCTACAGTTTTCTGGTGATCATTTTACCGCCAGGCGCATTCCTGGTCACCGGGTTTCTGATCGCGCTGAAAAATGTGATTGATACCAGGCTTCAGCAACGACAACTGGCTCAAAGGATACCGGTAGAAAAAGGTAGCAAGCGGGTGCGGACCACGGGGCATATCTCGTAG
- a CDS encoding SLC13/DASS family transporter, whose protein sequence is MTRTLTGKHKNKSHQKFQLFYLILGPAVALLAYHLVPDLSVGLDGKPIAFGTASKVTAALTAWMAVWWLTEAIPVYATALLPMAILPLSGAQSIHVTAASYAHPMIFLFLGGFILALALERWELHKRFALRVIRTVGTTPKVVVGGFMFVSALLSMWITNTATTMVMLPIALSIIHLHPDDDSKQNFSLCLLLGIAYASSIGGIGTLIGTVPNMFTASFIADHLGTPISFARWMLIGVPMVIVMVPLAWLLLTRFIYPPGSQPIAESQFDLSTTHWSTGGKLTLLVFLLTAAAWITRPLLVKLPGLSGLTDSGIAIIAALLLFVIPANLPANGRKCQFLVDWQTVERLPWGILLLLSGGIALASAISSFGISELLALQLSQLGNVQPVVMTLLVVTLIIFLTEITSNTATTTSLVPILSAMAIGMGIDPLSVIIPATLAASCAFMLPVATPPNAIVFGSKLIQIPQMARAGIWLNITGIFVISLLCQLLLQYIH, encoded by the coding sequence ATGACCAGGACCTTAACAGGCAAGCACAAAAATAAGTCACACCAAAAATTTCAGTTGTTCTACCTGATACTGGGGCCAGCTGTCGCTCTGCTCGCCTACCACCTTGTGCCCGACCTGAGTGTAGGGCTTGACGGTAAACCCATTGCGTTTGGCACTGCCAGCAAAGTCACTGCAGCCCTTACTGCATGGATGGCTGTCTGGTGGCTCACAGAGGCGATACCGGTATACGCTACCGCCCTACTGCCAATGGCCATTCTGCCACTTAGTGGCGCACAGAGTATCCATGTCACTGCAGCCAGTTACGCTCACCCGATGATTTTTCTGTTTCTTGGCGGCTTTATTCTCGCGCTTGCACTGGAGCGATGGGAGCTTCACAAGCGCTTCGCCCTGAGAGTCATCCGCACAGTTGGTACCACGCCAAAAGTAGTTGTCGGCGGCTTTATGTTTGTCTCCGCACTGCTAAGTATGTGGATTACCAATACCGCCACTACTATGGTGATGTTACCCATTGCACTGAGCATTATTCATTTGCACCCGGATGACGACAGCAAACAGAACTTCTCCCTCTGCCTGCTGTTGGGTATTGCCTACGCCTCATCCATCGGTGGTATCGGAACTCTGATCGGTACAGTGCCCAACATGTTTACCGCGTCTTTCATAGCGGATCATCTGGGTACACCAATCAGCTTTGCCCGCTGGATGCTGATTGGTGTACCCATGGTGATCGTTATGGTTCCGTTAGCCTGGCTGTTACTGACCCGGTTTATTTACCCACCCGGATCGCAACCCATTGCCGAGTCTCAATTTGACTTGAGCACAACTCACTGGTCAACAGGAGGCAAACTGACCCTGCTTGTTTTTTTACTCACTGCCGCTGCCTGGATCACCCGCCCATTACTGGTAAAGCTACCGGGGTTGAGTGGGCTCACCGACAGTGGCATAGCCATTATTGCGGCACTATTGTTGTTTGTTATTCCAGCCAACCTTCCCGCTAACGGGCGAAAATGCCAGTTTCTGGTCGACTGGCAAACTGTCGAACGTCTGCCCTGGGGGATTTTGTTACTACTCAGTGGTGGTATTGCGCTGGCCAGTGCAATAAGCAGTTTCGGTATCAGCGAACTACTGGCCTTGCAGCTCAGTCAACTTGGTAACGTACAACCCGTCGTAATGACTTTGCTGGTGGTGACACTGATTATCTTTCTCACTGAAATAACCAGTAATACAGCGACAACCACCTCACTGGTACCGATTCTTTCAGCAATGGCTATTGGTATGGGTATAGACCCCTTAAGCGTCATTATTCCGGCTACTCTTGCAGCCAGCTGCGCCTTTATGCTGCCGGTAGCGACGCCGCCCAATGCCATAGTATTCGGCTCAAAGCTAATTCAGATTCCACAAATGGCAAGGGCCGGGATATGGCTTAATATCACGGGTATTTTTGTTATCAGCCTTCTCTGCCAGCTGCTTTTACAATACATTCATTGA
- the gloA gene encoding lactoylglutathione lyase produces MRLLHTMLRVVDLNASIAFYTDVLGMTLLRRKDYSDGRFTLAFLGYGPEDETTVLELTHNWDISRYQLGDAYGHIAIGVEDVYAACEKIRQSGGKVVREPGPVKHGSTVLAFVEDPDGYKVELLSD; encoded by the coding sequence ATGCGCTTATTACATACGATGCTACGGGTGGTGGATCTCAATGCTTCCATTGCCTTCTACACGGATGTGCTGGGCATGACGTTACTGCGACGCAAGGATTATTCCGATGGCCGGTTTACCCTCGCATTTTTGGGGTATGGTCCAGAAGATGAAACCACGGTGCTGGAGCTCACCCACAATTGGGATATCAGTCGTTACCAGTTGGGTGACGCCTACGGTCATATCGCCATTGGTGTTGAAGATGTCTATGCTGCTTGCGAAAAAATCAGGCAAAGTGGCGGCAAAGTAGTGAGAGAGCCCGGTCCCGTGAAACACGGTTCAACTGTTTTGGCGTTTGTGGAAGATCCGGATGGTTATAAAGTGGAGCTATTGTCGGACTGA
- a CDS encoding DUF1282 family protein, translating to MLGHAIGLLYDPQKTWDDIAKLGSKDARKSLLGFIFMGMLPAIAFYIGTTKVGWTIIGDEPVRITPESAIPLAVLFYFALMGAVVCVGGMLSWMSSTYQSDVKYYVGVAFMGYCCTPIFLAGIAAAYPIWWLDILLATLACGYAIRLVYIGLPKVVNIPEDQGFLFASAAFAVALVYVVVVLTATVILWEYIATPVFTN from the coding sequence ATGTTAGGTCACGCGATTGGGTTGTTGTATGACCCGCAAAAAACCTGGGATGATATTGCTAAATTAGGCTCCAAAGATGCCAGGAAATCTCTGCTTGGTTTTATTTTTATGGGCATGCTGCCAGCAATCGCCTTTTATATCGGTACGACCAAGGTCGGCTGGACCATTATTGGCGATGAACCTGTTCGCATAACGCCGGAAAGTGCCATTCCTCTGGCTGTATTGTTCTACTTTGCGTTAATGGGGGCTGTAGTCTGCGTGGGTGGCATGTTGTCCTGGATGTCCTCTACTTACCAGTCTGATGTGAAGTATTATGTGGGCGTGGCTTTTATGGGCTATTGCTGTACGCCAATATTTCTGGCCGGGATTGCCGCCGCCTATCCAATCTGGTGGCTGGATATACTGCTGGCAACATTGGCTTGCGGTTACGCCATTCGGCTGGTGTATATCGGCTTGCCAAAAGTGGTCAATATACCTGAGGATCAGGGTTTTTTATTCGCCAGTGCAGCGTTTGCGGTTGCTCTGGTTTATGTGGTGGTGGTGCTGACAGCTACCGTCATTCTGTGGGAGTATATTGCTACACCGGTATTTACCAATTAG
- a CDS encoding sulfite exporter TauE/SafE family protein has translation MVLIGLMGAGHCAGMCGGIVTALGFSVEKSTTGEKVARWPILLSYNIGRITSYGMAGMAVGWLGQLGSQYLALGPVLRSIAGVLLILMGCYLADWWKILTHLEWLGAKLWRKLQPVANGLFQVRSTGKGFAFGLLWGWLPCGLVYSALAYAAASADPVSGFFVMVAFGIGTLPAMLLGGLFSQQLRSLLQRRSLRWPMALILVLFGLWTLWSVYFVDHSGHTNHGWQNSGSAEHLHMMHSHE, from the coding sequence ATGGTTTTGATTGGTCTCATGGGCGCTGGACACTGCGCCGGCATGTGCGGCGGTATCGTGACTGCACTTGGATTTTCCGTGGAAAAAAGTACCACCGGGGAAAAAGTGGCTCGCTGGCCGATCCTGCTGAGTTATAACATTGGCCGCATTACGTCTTATGGGATGGCGGGAATGGCAGTTGGATGGTTAGGTCAGCTGGGCAGCCAGTATCTCGCACTTGGGCCTGTTTTGCGCAGTATTGCGGGTGTGTTACTTATTCTAATGGGTTGTTATCTGGCGGATTGGTGGAAAATTCTCACGCACCTTGAGTGGCTGGGAGCAAAACTCTGGCGAAAACTACAACCTGTAGCAAACGGGTTATTTCAGGTTCGAAGCACCGGCAAAGGGTTTGCTTTTGGTCTGTTGTGGGGGTGGCTGCCCTGTGGACTGGTGTACAGTGCGCTGGCTTATGCGGCGGCATCGGCTGACCCCGTGAGCGGCTTTTTTGTCATGGTGGCTTTTGGCATAGGTACCCTGCCTGCCATGTTGCTGGGGGGGCTTTTTTCTCAACAGTTGCGTTCGCTGCTGCAGAGGCGCTCTTTGCGCTGGCCTATGGCGTTGATTCTGGTTTTATTCGGTCTTTGGACACTCTGGTCTGTTTATTTTGTCGATCACAGTGGTCATACGAACCACGGTTGGCAAAATTCGGGTTCAGCAGAGCATCTACACATGATGCATAGTCATGAATGA
- the ccoS gene encoding cbb3-type cytochrome oxidase assembly protein CcoS, protein MGSLYLLIPVSLIFCVIALVAYFWAVNSGQYDDLDGEGERLLFDHDDKPQKGELKQNDNKKNPDEQR, encoded by the coding sequence GTGGGAAGTCTATATTTGTTGATACCGGTATCACTGATTTTCTGCGTGATTGCGTTGGTGGCTTATTTCTGGGCTGTTAACAGTGGCCAGTATGATGACCTTGATGGAGAGGGGGAGCGCCTGCTGTTTGATCATGATGACAAGCCACAGAAAGGCGAGCTGAAACAGAACGATAATAAAAAGAACCCTGACGAGCAGCGATAG